DNA sequence from the Thiobacillus sp. SCUT-2 genome:
CCCCGATTCATGCGACCCGAACCAAATACCCAGAAGCCCCCTGCTCCCTCCGTCCGCGCCATCGATCCCGCCTCAGCGCCCGGACGGTCCGGCGGCGCGGGCTCCGTCTTCGGCGGCTTCCGGCGCGTGCTCCGCCAGGGGCTCCTGATCTTCGCGCTGATCATCACGGTCCTCTTCATGCTGCTCGCCTACCAGCACCAGCGCTCGCAGTCTGCCGTGCGCTCGGTGGAGCACACGCGGCAGGTGATCGCCTACATCAATGCCCTGCGCACCTACCTCCTCAACCTGGACAACGCCGTCCGCCAGTTCTCCGAATCCCAGAATCCCGCCGTGCTCGATCCGGATCTGATCTGCCGCGAGGCGTCGTGCCCCAGCGCCAGCCAGCTGATCAGCCTGGTCGGACCGGACCGCGTCCAGGCCGACCGCCTCGCGCCGCTGCCGGCCCTGCAGTCGGCGCTCGAGACCGGATTCGGCGCGTTGCAGCAGGCCGCGGCCGGGGGCGACGCGACGCCTCCCGGGCGCGAGCTGGGCGGCTTCGACAAATCCGCCATCGAGCAGATCCACCGGATCCTGATCGACACCGAACGCGAGGAACTGAACCAGCTGGAAATGCGCGAGGCGGCGCGGACTCGCGGCGAGAACCTGTCATCCGCGCTGGTCGCCGGCGCCGGCCTGTGGATGGGGCTGGCGCTGTTCGGACTGTACCGCGAAACCGTCCGCCTGATCGGCGCGGGCATCGAGGCCGAGCAGACGATCCGCCAGCTCAGCCTGCGCGACCCGCTGACCGGGCTGGCGAACCGCCGCTTCCTCGAGGAAAATGAGCGGCGCCTGCTGGCGAACGCGAAACGCTCGGGCAAGCAGCTGGCCGTGCTCGCCGTCGACCTCGACGACTTCAAGGCGGTCAACGACGTCCACGGGCATGCCGCGGGCGACGCGGTGCTGCTGGCCGCGGCACGGCGGATGCAGCAGCTGCTGCGCGAATCGGACGTGATCGCGCGCTTCGGCGGCGACGAGTTCGTCATCGTGCTGGGCCAGGTCGAGGGCGCCGCCGCCGCACGCGACGTCGCCGGCCGCATGGTGGACAGCCTGTGCCAGCCGATCCCGCTCGACGGCGGCGCGACCGCCCGCATCGGGGCATCGGTCGGGATCGCGATGTGCTGCGCCACCGGCCGCGAGACGCTGAGCGACCTCCTGGCCCAGGCCGACGCCGCCCTCTACGACGCCAAGCGCGAAGGCAAGCACACCTTCCGCGAAGCCGCCGCCGGGTAGCGCCTCCCGCACGGGCACTCTATGCTGGACAGGATAGGCGCACTGCGCCGACTGACCAGGGAGGGCCGCGATGAACCATTCCGCTCGCACACAGCGCCCCGAGCAGGCCGCCGCCGGGCGATGGACGGGCGGCGCCGCCGACGAGACCGACCTCGGACACGCGAGGGCCGCCGTCGGCACGCTGCTGGAGAACCTGGGGCTGGCCGCCCAGCTTTATGCCGTCGAGCCACGCGAAGGACAGTGGGTCGTCATCGTGGAATGCGCCACCGGCACCGGCTGGCAGCGCGTGGACCTGCATGCAGGACCCGAACTGCTGGCCGCAATCCGCGGCGATCGCGACGCCCGCGCCGCGCTGCTCGCCCAATGGCGGGCGCATCTGGCCGACTGCATCTACGACTGAAGCGCACCCGATGGGGCAAGCCAGGCTTGCCGTGACGACCTCATGAGCGCCGGACGGCGCCCATCTTCCCGGCCGCCAGCCTTCTCAGCCGGGGTCGTCGTCGTCCGTCGCGATGCGGAAGGCTGGCGCTTGCTGCTGCTGCGTGCCTACCGCGACTGGGATTTTCCCAAGGGCGCGCTGGAGCGCGGCGAATCCCCGCTCGACGCCGCGATCCGGGAAGCCGAGGAGGAGGCCGCGCTGCGCGATCTCGCGTTCCGCTGGGGCGACGCCTATTGCGAAACCGCACCCTACGGGCGCGGCAAGGTGGCGCGCTATTACCTGGCCGAAACATCAGAAACCGGCATCACCCTGCCCGTCTCGCCCACCCTGGGACGTCCGGAGCATCACGAGGGACGCTGGGTCGGGCTGGACGAGGCGGCGCGGCTCCTGCCGCCGCGCCTGCAGCCGATCCTCGCGTGGGCGCGCGCCCGCCTCGGGGCCTGAGGCCCTGCAGCTCAGGAGAGGCCGTCCCCTCGCGCCGCGCTCGCATCGCGCAGGAACTCGGCAAACGCCTCGGCCGGCAGCGGCGGGCTGACGAAATAGCCCTGCATTTCGTCGCAGCCGTAGGCACGCAGGCGCGCGACCTGCGCCTCGGTTTCCACGCCCTCGGCGATCACGGTGTGGCGCAGGCTCTGCGCCATGGCGATGATGGCCATGACGATGGCGGCGTCATCGGGATCGTCCACCATGCCGTCCACGAAGGACTTGTCGATCTTGAGCTTGTCGAGCGGAAAGCGCTTCAGGTAGCTGAGCGACGAGTAGCCGGTGCCGAAATCATCGATCGCCAGCGTGACGCCCATGTCCCTGAGGGCATTCAGCGTCGAAATGGCGCGCGCCGCGTCCTGCATGACGACGCTTTCGGTCACCTCGATCTCCAGCAACTGCGGCGCAAGGCCGGAGGACCGCAGCGCCGCGGCGACCCGGTCGGCCACGTGGTCGCCGCCGATCTGCCGCCCCGACACGTTCACCGCGACCCGGAGCGCCGGCAGCCCCGCCGCATGCCACGCCGCGGCGTCGGCGCACGCGGTGTCGAGCACCCACTCGCCGATGGCGCCGATCATGCCATTGTCCTCGGCCATCGGAATGAACACGGCAGGCGGGATCATCCCGCGCGAGCCGTGCTGCCAGCGGACCAGCGCCTCCGCGCCGACGAGGCGTCCGCTCGCCAGCTCGACCTGGGGCTGGTAGTGCACCCGCAGTTCGCCGCGCTGCAGCGCCTGGCGGAGATCGCTTTCGAGCTCGAGGCGCTCGATTCCGGCCGAGGCCATTTCATCGGAATAGTACTGGTAGCCGTTGCGGCCCTTTTCCTTGGCACGGTACATGGCCGCGTCGGCATTCTTCAGCAGCGTGCTGGCATCCCGTCCGTCCTGCGGGTACAGGCTGATGCCGATGCTGAGGCTGGTGACGATCTCGTGGCCGGCGAGCGTGAAGGGGGTCCCGATCGCGGCAAGCATCCGCGCCGAGAGCAAGGCCGCGGACTCGGGCTGGGACACGTCCTTCTGGATTACCACGAACTCGTCCCCGCCCATGCGGGCGACCGTATCCTCCTCGCGCACGCATCCAAGCAGCCGCCGCGCCACTTCCTGCAGCAGCAGGTCGCCCGCTTCGTGCCCCAGCGTATCGTTGATGACCTTGAAGCGGTCGAGATCGACGAAAAGCAGCGCCACGCCGCCGCCGTTGCGGCGCGCCATGGCAAGCGCCTGCTCGAGACGGTCGCGGAACAGCAGCCGGTTCGGCAGGCCGGTCAGCGCGTCGTGGTGAGCCGTGTATTCGAGCTTGCCCTGGGCTTCCTTGATGGAGCTGATGTCCGAGAAGACGCCGATGTAATTGATGACGGCACCCGCATCGTCGCGTACGACGCTGATGTTGAGCCACTCCGGATAGTCCACGCCGTCCTTGCGCCGGTTCCAGATCTCCCCCTGCCAGCGCCCCCGGGACTGGATCGCGTCCCACATCTGCCGATAATAGGCGTCATCGTGGCGGCCCGACTGCAGGAGCTTCGGCTCCCGCCGGATGACCTCGTCCTCGGCATAACCGGTGATTCGCGTGAACGCCTGGTTCACCGCGATGATGCGCTGCTCCGCATCGGTGATCATGACGCCCTCGCTGGTGTTCTCGAACACCTTGGCTGCCTGGTGCAGACGCAGTTCGGCCTCCCTTTGCTCGGTGACGTCCTGCACCGTCCCCACCATGCGAAGCGGACTGCCATCCGGGCCCCGACTGACTTCGCCGCGCTCCTGCACCACGCGCTCGGAGCCGTCGGGCCGAATGATGCGATGCTCCATCACGTATGGCCGGCCGTGCTCCAGGGTCTCGTTGACCGCCTGCCGAATGCGGGTGCGATCGTCCGGATGAACGATCTCGAGGAAGGCCTCGTAGGTCGCGCCGAAATCCTCGCGCGACAGCCCGAAGATCCGGTAGATCCCGTCTGACCAGCGCAGGATGCCCTTCGCGATGTCCCAATCCCAGCTGCCCAGGGCGGCGATGCGCTGCGCTTCGGCGAGGTTGTCCTGGCTCTGGCGCAGCGCCGTCTCGACCTCCTTGCGCGCGGTGATGTCGCGGTCCATGCCGCGATAGCCGAGCAGGTCGCCACGGGCGCCGAAGATCGGCACGGCGTTTGTCTCAAGCACGACCACGCGGCCATCCTTGTGGCGATTGACGTTTTCGATGCCGAAGCCCGCCTGCCGCGAGGCGGCAATCGCGTTGAACATCATGCGCACGCGCTCGGCTTCCGCGGGCGCCATGAGGTCGAATGGCGTCCTGCCGATGACCTCCTCGGGCATATAGCCGAGCAGGTCGCGGATCTTCGGGCTGACGTACGTATACACGCCATCGGCGTCGACTTCCCAGATCAGGTCGCTCGAGCTTTCGACGAGCGCACGGAAGCGTGCCTCGCTCCGCTGGAGCTCGGCCTGCGCATGAGCGAAGCGTTTCTGCGCCCTTTGGGTGAGCACGTAGAAGATGGCGAAGAGCGCGCCCCCAAGCAGGATCGCCAGCGTCGCGGACGCCAGAATCTCGCCGCCGGCGTCCGCCTCCTCGTGCCCCCAATAGCCGCTGAAGAAGCCCACGCCGAGAACGAGCAGCACCAGTGCCAGCGGCGTCAGGAAGGCGGGCTTGCGGTCGGATTGCTGGCTAGGGGACTCGGTCATGGGGTTCGTCTGGCAAGGGCGCCTCAAGCGGTGGAACGGGCGCGAGCGGGCCCGGGATACACCACCCAGCTCAGGCACGCCCATGACGGCAAGCCAGTACTGCGAGAGCGCAGTTCCCTATCGGCAATGCGCGGTGAAAACTTGATATCGGTCCATGGGTTCCCGCGACGCGGCTGCGTTTCGCGATACGGCGCTCACCCTACTTCGTCAGCGCCATGAAGAGCTGCGGCAGCCGCTCGGGCAGCCGCCCGACGTGGTCGATCACGCTGTACTGACGTCCGAAGATGTCGGCGACATATTCGTCGGCCCTCGGGTCGAGGCTGATGCAGTACGGGAAGATGCCCTCGCGGTCGAGTTCCTTGACGGCCTGGCGGGCATCCTCCAGCAACAGGCGTTCGTCGTGGACGTCGACGTCGGACGGACGGCCGTCGGTGAGGATCAGCATCAGTTTCTTCTCGGCCGGGCGCGCGGACAGGTAGTGGGCGGCGTGACGCATCGCCGCGCCGATGCGGGTGGAGTAGCCGGCCTGCATGGCGGCGAGCCGCGCCTTGACGTCGTCGCTCCAGCGCTCGCCATAGCCCTTGACGTGCAGGTAGCGCACGTCGTGGCGCGTGTTGGAGTGAAAGCCGGCGATGGCGAAGGGGTCGCCCAGTTGCTCGATCGACCAGGCCAGCAGCGACACCGCCTCCTGGCTGAGCTCGAGGATGGTCTGGTCGGAGCCTGCCGCCTTCTCGTTCAGCGACTCGGACAGGTCGAGCAGCAGCATCACCGCAATGTCGCGGCCGGAGGTCTTGTGGCTCATGTTGATGCGCGGATCGGGCGTGGCGCCGCCCCTGAAGTCGATCAGCGAGCGGATCGCGACGTCGAGGTCGAGCTCGCTGCCCTCCTCCTGGTAGCGCACGCGCACCTTGTCCTGCGGCTTCAGCAGGTCGAGCATCTTCTTCAGCCGCTTGGCGAGCGCGCCGTGCTTGGCCAGCAGGCGGTCGATGTCGGCGGCGTTGCCGGCCGGATGCAGCGCCTCGTAGACGCTCGCCCAGTCGGGGCGGTAGGTCTGGCTCGCGTAGTCCCACTCGGGGTAGTGGCGCGGCGGCAGGCCCCGGATCTCCTCGCCCGGCTCGATCTTTCTTTTCTGATCGAACGCCTCCTCCTCGTCGCCCGCCTCGATGAATTTCCACAGCTGGCGGTTGTCGTCGCGGTAGTCGACGACGGTGGCGTCGAAGTGGACCTTCGCGAACTGGTCGCTCGGGCGACGCGTCCGGGCGACGTAGGACAGCGCGAGGCTCGCCACCTCGCCGGTGCTCGCCTCGCCGCCCTTCATCAGGGCGTGAAAGCGGGCGACGAAGTCGTTGAGATCGGCGTCGGCGTAGCCGTGGTCCGGATCGAGCAGCGCGCGCGACAGCATCGCCAGGCGGTGCCGCAGGCACGAGGTCGTCCCGGGATCGCACGCGTCCTCGACGGGCCTCGGGTGCAGCGCGAGGAAAATCCGCCTGAGCCCCGGGTATTCACGCATCAGGAGCGTCTCGACGCGACAGTCCTCGAAGAACTCGACCGCCATGCGCTGGAACGGACTCCAGTTGTCCGCGATCTGCGCCTCGGACCAGCGGCGGTGGCCGACCATGTGGGCGAGCGCGGCGCGGTAGCGGTCGAGGCCGCTGATGACGACCGCCCCCTCTCCCGCTCGGGGGAGGAGGTGGCCCGAAGGGCCGGGAGAGGGAGCGCCCACGCTAGCACCCTCTCCCCCGGCCCCTCTCCCGCTCGCGGGAGAGGGGGGTACGGCTGCGGGGAGGATGAGGTCGTCGTAGACATCGGGCAGGCGGATGCCGAGCCGGTCGTAGTAGGGGACCGGCTTCCTCAGCTCGTCGAACGCGGTCGAATAGGGCACCAGGTGGTCGTGGTCCCGCCACAGCCCGCGCAGGTAAAGGTCGAGCTTGCGCTCGACGTCGACGAGCAGGGTGCCGTGCCGCTCGCGCTGCAGCACCGCACGGGCGTCGGCCGACTGCAGGCTGAAGTAGTCCTGCTGCCGCTCGGGGTGGGTAGCGTAGTTGCGAATGCCGTACTCGACCCAATTCTTCAGCCCCGCGAGCGTGAGCTGGGCGAGGAGATTGGGCGCCTGCGCGAAGAATTCGGGCAGCCCCGGGCTTGGGAACGTGGTGTGGTGGCCGTGGATCGAGCCGGTGGTGCGCTCCATGAAATCGAGCGCGACGTCGAGGTAGCGCTGCAGCTGCTCGGCGGCCTGCAGCCGCTTCGCGACCGGCGCCAGCGTCTGCAGGAAGGGCGCGATCGCGCGGCCGTTGGGCGACTTCTGCATGCGCATGACGAAGGCCATCACCGCCGGCAGCGCGGCCTCGCCCACCGCGCGCGCGGCCGACGGCCATTCCTCCAGGAAGGCGAGCATGGGCTCGACGCCGCGTCCGAGCTTGCCGATCACGCGGCCGGCTTCGAGGTAGGCGTCGACGCCGTCGAGCGTGAGCACCGACAAGGCTTCCGTCATGACGTCCTCGAACACCTCCTCCACCTCCGCGAAGCGGGTGTCGAGCTGCCGCCAGTAGGCGGCCATCAGGGGGTGCTGGTAGGCGGTCTCGGTCATCTGCATTCTCCTCCCCTCTCCCGCCTGCGGGAGCGGGGCCGGGGGAGAGGGCGCGTGGTCAGGCGAAGGTCGCGTCGATCGCGTGGTCGAGCGTCTCGCGGATGTCGGCGTCGTCGGTGATCGGGCGCACCAGCGCCATGCCGCAGGCATCGCCCGGCTCGACGCCGTCCTTGATCAGGGTCGCCGCGTACACCAGCAGGCGCGTCGAGATGCCCTCGTCGAGGCCGTGCCCCTTGAGGGCGCGGGCGACGCCGCCGATCTTGACGAGCTTGCCGGCGGT
Encoded proteins:
- a CDS encoding diguanylate cyclase, which produces MLRQGLLIFALIITVLFMLLAYQHQRSQSAVRSVEHTRQVIAYINALRTYLLNLDNAVRQFSESQNPAVLDPDLICREASCPSASQLISLVGPDRVQADRLAPLPALQSALETGFGALQQAAAGGDATPPGRELGGFDKSAIEQIHRILIDTEREELNQLEMREAARTRGENLSSALVAGAGLWMGLALFGLYRETVRLIGAGIEAEQTIRQLSLRDPLTGLANRRFLEENERRLLANAKRSGKQLAVLAVDLDDFKAVNDVHGHAAGDAVLLAAARRMQQLLRESDVIARFGGDEFVIVLGQVEGAAAARDVAGRMVDSLCQPIPLDGGATARIGASVGIAMCCATGRETLSDLLAQADAALYDAKREGKHTFREAAAG
- a CDS encoding NUDIX domain-containing protein; its protein translation is MSAGRRPSSRPPAFSAGVVVVRRDAEGWRLLLLRAYRDWDFPKGALERGESPLDAAIREAEEEAALRDLAFRWGDAYCETAPYGRGKVARYYLAETSETGITLPVSPTLGRPEHHEGRWVGLDEAARLLPPRLQPILAWARARLGA
- a CDS encoding sensor domain-containing protein, producing MTESPSQQSDRKPAFLTPLALVLLVLGVGFFSGYWGHEEADAGGEILASATLAILLGGALFAIFYVLTQRAQKRFAHAQAELQRSEARFRALVESSSDLIWEVDADGVYTYVSPKIRDLLGYMPEEVIGRTPFDLMAPAEAERVRMMFNAIAASRQAGFGIENVNRHKDGRVVVLETNAVPIFGARGDLLGYRGMDRDITARKEVETALRQSQDNLAEAQRIAALGSWDWDIAKGILRWSDGIYRIFGLSREDFGATYEAFLEIVHPDDRTRIRQAVNETLEHGRPYVMEHRIIRPDGSERVVQERGEVSRGPDGSPLRMVGTVQDVTEQREAELRLHQAAKVFENTSEGVMITDAEQRIIAVNQAFTRITGYAEDEVIRREPKLLQSGRHDDAYYRQMWDAIQSRGRWQGEIWNRRKDGVDYPEWLNISVVRDDAGAVINYIGVFSDISSIKEAQGKLEYTAHHDALTGLPNRLLFRDRLEQALAMARRNGGGVALLFVDLDRFKVINDTLGHEAGDLLLQEVARRLLGCVREEDTVARMGGDEFVVIQKDVSQPESAALLSARMLAAIGTPFTLAGHEIVTSLSIGISLYPQDGRDASTLLKNADAAMYRAKEKGRNGYQYYSDEMASAGIERLELESDLRQALQRGELRVHYQPQVELASGRLVGAEALVRWQHGSRGMIPPAVFIPMAEDNGMIGAIGEWVLDTACADAAAWHAAGLPALRVAVNVSGRQIGGDHVADRVAAALRSSGLAPQLLEIEVTESVVMQDAARAISTLNALRDMGVTLAIDDFGTGYSSLSYLKRFPLDKLKIDKSFVDGMVDDPDDAAIVMAIIAMAQSLRHTVIAEGVETEAQVARLRAYGCDEMQGYFVSPPLPAEAFAEFLRDASAARGDGLS
- a CDS encoding nitric oxide reductase activation protein NorD, whose protein sequence is MTETAYQHPLMAAYWRQLDTRFAEVEEVFEDVMTEALSVLTLDGVDAYLEAGRVIGKLGRGVEPMLAFLEEWPSAARAVGEAALPAVMAFVMRMQKSPNGRAIAPFLQTLAPVAKRLQAAEQLQRYLDVALDFMERTTGSIHGHHTTFPSPGLPEFFAQAPNLLAQLTLAGLKNWVEYGIRNYATHPERQQDYFSLQSADARAVLQRERHGTLLVDVERKLDLYLRGLWRDHDHLVPYSTAFDELRKPVPYYDRLGIRLPDVYDDLILPAAVPPSPASGRGAGGEGASVGAPSPGPSGHLLPRAGEGAVVISGLDRYRAALAHMVGHRRWSEAQIADNWSPFQRMAVEFFEDCRVETLLMREYPGLRRIFLALHPRPVEDACDPGTTSCLRHRLAMLSRALLDPDHGYADADLNDFVARFHALMKGGEASTGEVASLALSYVARTRRPSDQFAKVHFDATVVDYRDDNRQLWKFIEAGDEEEAFDQKRKIEPGEEIRGLPPRHYPEWDYASQTYRPDWASVYEALHPAGNAADIDRLLAKHGALAKRLKKMLDLLKPQDKVRVRYQEEGSELDLDVAIRSLIDFRGGATPDPRINMSHKTSGRDIAVMLLLDLSESLNEKAAGSDQTILELSQEAVSLLAWSIEQLGDPFAIAGFHSNTRHDVRYLHVKGYGERWSDDVKARLAAMQAGYSTRIGAAMRHAAHYLSARPAEKKLMLILTDGRPSDVDVHDERLLLEDARQAVKELDREGIFPYCISLDPRADEYVADIFGRQYSVIDHVGRLPERLPQLFMALTK